A genomic region of Actinomycetota bacterium contains the following coding sequences:
- a CDS encoding ABC transporter ATP-binding protein, with amino-acid sequence MTVEAGAGESVGEQVGAIPGQGAGESLLTVRNLTKHFPVTKGALLRRQVGSIHAVDDVSFAVEKGTTFGLVGESGCGKSTTARLILKLIPATSGEVEFDGRSIFPLGSRETRALRAEMQIVFQDPFASLNPRHTVGQIVAEPLIVQGRSRKEARARVEELLVLCGLLREHASRYPHEFSGGQRQRVGVARALALNPKLVILDEPVSALDVSIQAQIVNLLDELQDTLGLTYVFIAHDLSVVRHISDKVGVMYLGQLVEVADRDQLYEHPAHPYTVALLSAVPVPDPERERRRQRIILTGDVPSPAKPPPACRFHTRCWKAQELCRTVVPPLEEKSPGHWTACHFPETREVL; translated from the coding sequence ATGACGGTCGAGGCAGGCGCGGGTGAAAGCGTCGGCGAACAAGTCGGCGCGATCCCGGGCCAGGGGGCCGGCGAGAGCCTGCTGACGGTCCGCAACCTGACCAAGCACTTCCCGGTGACCAAGGGTGCGCTGCTGCGCCGCCAGGTGGGCTCCATCCATGCGGTCGACGACGTGTCGTTCGCCGTCGAGAAGGGCACCACCTTCGGGCTGGTGGGTGAGTCGGGGTGCGGCAAGTCGACGACTGCCCGCCTGATCCTCAAGCTGATCCCCGCGACCTCGGGCGAGGTCGAGTTCGACGGGCGGTCGATCTTCCCGCTCGGCTCCAGAGAGACCCGTGCCCTGCGGGCTGAGATGCAGATCGTCTTCCAGGACCCGTTCGCCTCCCTCAACCCCCGCCACACGGTGGGCCAGATCGTGGCCGAGCCCCTGATCGTCCAGGGCCGGTCCCGTAAGGAGGCCCGGGCCCGGGTCGAGGAGCTGCTCGTGCTGTGCGGTCTGCTCCGTGAGCACGCGTCGCGCTACCCCCACGAGTTCTCGGGGGGCCAGCGCCAGCGGGTCGGGGTGGCACGAGCCCTGGCCCTGAACCCCAAGCTCGTCATCCTCGACGAGCCTGTTTCCGCCCTCGACGTCTCCATCCAGGCCCAGATCGTCAACCTGCTCGACGAGCTCCAGGACACGCTCGGGCTGACTTACGTGTTCATCGCCCACGACCTGTCGGTCGTCCGCCACATCAGCGACAAGGTGGGCGTGATGTACCTCGGCCAGCTCGTCGAGGTGGCCGACCGCGACCAGCTCTACGAGCACCCGGCCCATCCCTACACGGTCGCCCTGCTGTCGGCCGTCCCGGTCCCCGACCCCGAGCGCGAGCGCCGGCGCCAGCGCATCATCCTGACCGGTGACGTCCCGTCCCCGGCCAAGCCACCCCCGGCCTGCCGCTTCCACACCCGGTGCTGGAAGGCCCAGGAGCTCTGCCGGACCGTCGTCCCACCCCTGGAGGAGAAGAGCCCCGGGCACTGGACGGCCTGCCACTTCCCGGAGACCCGCGAAGTCTTGTGA
- a CDS encoding ABC transporter permease, with the protein MGHSGRDRPPGRAALGRPGWTEVGGTGRLLGGTAPGGTGPALAVPVTSAGRAGYGRGWGDVWRRFRRDRTAMAGLVFIGLVVVAAALAPLVTPADPLSVPRGSRGLSPPSLDHWFGTDVLGRDLFTRVVYGARVSLAIAGLAVAIACAIALLVGTAAGYLGGTPAAVLMRTTDVFLSFPVLLAALVVITVAGRGPLTIVAVLALLGWMPMARLLRAGVLAEKGAAYVEAARAAGGSHWRLAVHHILPNAIGPVVVYATIFLGTAVLSEAGLSFLGVGVMPPTPSWGAMVAEGRSVLTTNPHVVLFPAGAIALTVLAFVFVGDGLRDALDPRDR; encoded by the coding sequence GTGGGGCACTCCGGCCGGGACCGGCCCCCGGGACGAGCCGCCCTTGGCCGGCCCGGTTGGACCGAGGTGGGGGGCACGGGGCGGCTGCTCGGTGGGACGGCCCCGGGCGGCACGGGGCCGGCACTGGCCGTTCCCGTCACATCCGCGGGCCGGGCCGGGTACGGGCGGGGGTGGGGCGACGTGTGGCGGCGGTTCCGGCGTGACCGGACGGCCATGGCCGGCCTGGTCTTCATCGGCCTGGTGGTGGTGGCCGCCGCTCTGGCGCCCCTCGTCACCCCCGCGGACCCACTGTCGGTCCCCCGGGGGAGCCGCGGCCTGAGCCCGCCCAGCCTCGACCACTGGTTCGGCACCGACGTGCTGGGGCGCGACCTGTTCACGCGGGTGGTGTACGGGGCACGGGTGTCGCTGGCCATAGCCGGGTTGGCGGTGGCCATCGCCTGTGCCATCGCCCTGTTGGTCGGGACGGCTGCCGGCTATCTCGGGGGCACCCCCGCAGCCGTCCTGATGCGCACGACCGACGTGTTCCTCTCGTTCCCGGTCCTTCTGGCCGCCTTGGTAGTGATCACGGTCGCCGGGCGGGGGCCGCTCACGATCGTGGCCGTGCTGGCTCTGCTGGGGTGGATGCCCATGGCCCGCCTCCTGCGCGCGGGCGTGCTCGCGGAGAAGGGGGCGGCCTACGTCGAGGCCGCCCGGGCCGCCGGGGGGTCGCACTGGCGCCTGGCCGTTCACCACATCCTGCCCAACGCCATCGGGCCGGTGGTCGTCTACGCCACGATCTTCCTGGGCACGGCCGTGCTGAGCGAGGCCGGTCTCTCCTTCCTGGGCGTGGGCGTGATGCCGCCTACCCCATCGTGGGGAGCGATGGTGGCCGAAGGCCGGTCGGTACTGACCACCAACCCCCACGTCGTGCTCTTCCCCGCCGGGGCCATCGCTCTGACGGTCCTCGCCTTCGTGTTCGTGGGCGACGGGTTGCGGGACGCCCTCGACCCCCGCGACCGGTGA
- a CDS encoding ABC transporter permease — protein sequence MGRYVLRRALWFLPLTWAAVTLLFVAFHVMPADPVDLMGGSRGVTPQVRANIESRLGLDQPVHVQYGRYMARLAQGDLGESFRSGRSVGSILAQTAPASVRLAFWAVTIQVVLGLAAGVLSAVKRKSWADSLVTVSTTLLLAVPVFVLGYLLIYTFSVTPAQRGFPDWARLPAEGIRPDRWLGVIPLGGQWRSLVLPAVTLGAVNAALLARVARGAMLDALLGDYIRTAEALGVPRRRIILHHALRNAMLPVLTLVGLSLADLIGAAVITETIFNWPGIGSTVARAVLDLDAPVVLGLSIVLVVTYLAVNLVVDVGYALLDPRARHQDGD from the coding sequence GTGGGCCGCTACGTCCTGCGCCGGGCCCTGTGGTTCCTGCCCCTCACATGGGCGGCGGTGACCCTGTTGTTCGTCGCCTTCCACGTGATGCCCGCCGACCCCGTCGACCTCATGGGAGGCTCGCGGGGGGTGACGCCCCAGGTCCGGGCCAACATCGAGTCCCGCCTGGGGCTCGATCAGCCCGTGCACGTCCAGTACGGGCGTTACATGGCCCGGCTGGCCCAGGGGGACCTGGGTGAGTCGTTCCGCAGCGGCCGCAGTGTTGGGTCGATCCTGGCCCAGACGGCTCCCGCCAGCGTCCGCCTCGCCTTCTGGGCGGTCACCATCCAGGTGGTCTTGGGCCTGGCCGCGGGCGTTCTCTCGGCCGTGAAGCGTAAGTCGTGGGCTGACTCGCTGGTCACGGTCTCGACGACCCTGTTGCTGGCCGTGCCGGTGTTCGTCCTCGGTTACCTGCTCATCTACACCTTCAGCGTCACGCCCGCCCAGCGGGGGTTCCCCGACTGGGCGCGGTTGCCGGCCGAAGGGATCCGGCCCGACCGCTGGCTGGGGGTCATTCCCCTCGGAGGCCAGTGGCGGTCGCTGGTGCTCCCGGCCGTCACCTTGGGGGCCGTGAACGCCGCCCTGCTGGCCCGCGTCGCCCGGGGAGCGATGCTCGACGCCCTTCTGGGCGACTACATCCGCACGGCCGAGGCCCTGGGCGTGCCCAGGCGGCGGATCATCCTCCACCACGCGCTGCGCAACGCCATGCTGCCGGTACTGACCTTGGTCGGGCTCAGCCTGGCCGACCTCATCGGGGCGGCAGTCATCACCGAGACCATCTTCAACTGGCCCGGCATCGGCAGTACGGTGGCCCGGGCCGTGCTCGACCTCGACGCCCCGGTGGTGCTCGGGCTGTCGATCGTCCTGGTCGTCACCTACCTGGCCGTCAACCTGGTGGTCGACGTGGGCTACGCCTTGCTCGACCCCCGGGCCCGCCACCAGGACGGCGACTGA
- a CDS encoding ABC transporter substrate-binding protein — protein sequence MRGQGRTAALLVGAVLWATACSTGPVARPGSSASEPVPGGHLVDYQNFSAGDVTHIDPALAEVLEGMQPAMLIFDGLTDYDYRTGELKAAVAESWASNDDATVWTFTLRRGVTFSNGDPVLPSDFKFAWERAASRALASIQGYHFTDTLRIRGAAAVADGSAAEMSGLRADDGAMTLTVELEAPISFAPAVVAHVAFSPVPRRIVSALPDQRKWEEGAMIGNGPFRMAEPRRPGESVRLVRNETYWGGVNGHLAYLDSIEFRMSQDQDSAWAAFEAGQGDIGRIPPARYGDTRARYPGRTAEQPINVVYFYTFNSADPVVGGPQNVKLRQAISMAIDKQKIVDDLYSGARQVATGLTMPGIPGFRAGLSQYSGGDLARARQLLADWESETGRTAAGLPPLKLNFGSGSGHDLIATIIQSNLRDIGVRSELDPRDPRSYFSEMRQGQGQLLRAGWGADYNVYDNQLFPLFHSSQAGPGGSNFAQYRSTRFDDLVAQARRTTDEGRRVALYHEAESVLLNEDTIVIPLNWYSGTIAWSDRLEGVVQSALGFVAYDEMWFSR from the coding sequence GTGCGTGGTCAGGGTCGGACGGCGGCATTGCTCGTCGGCGCCGTACTCTGGGCGACGGCGTGCTCGACCGGCCCGGTGGCCAGGCCCGGGTCATCTGCGTCAGAGCCGGTTCCCGGCGGGCACCTGGTCGACTACCAGAACTTCTCGGCCGGCGACGTCACCCACATCGACCCCGCGCTGGCCGAAGTCCTCGAAGGCATGCAGCCCGCCATGCTCATCTTCGACGGGCTCACCGACTACGACTACCGCACAGGCGAGCTCAAGGCCGCGGTGGCCGAGTCGTGGGCCTCGAACGACGACGCCACGGTGTGGACCTTCACCCTGCGCCGGGGTGTGACCTTCTCCAACGGCGACCCGGTCCTACCCAGCGACTTCAAGTTCGCCTGGGAGCGGGCCGCCAGCCGTGCCCTCGCCTCTATCCAGGGTTACCACTTCACCGACACCCTGCGGATAAGGGGAGCGGCGGCCGTGGCTGACGGTTCGGCCGCCGAGATGAGCGGACTGCGGGCCGACGACGGGGCCATGACCCTCACCGTCGAGCTCGAGGCCCCGATCAGCTTCGCGCCCGCGGTGGTAGCCCACGTCGCCTTCTCGCCCGTCCCCCGCCGCATCGTCTCGGCCCTCCCCGACCAGCGCAAGTGGGAGGAAGGAGCGATGATCGGCAACGGGCCCTTCCGGATGGCCGAGCCCCGCCGGCCCGGGGAGTCGGTGAGGCTCGTCCGCAACGAGACCTACTGGGGCGGGGTCAACGGCCACCTGGCCTACCTCGACAGCATCGAGTTCCGCATGAGCCAGGACCAGGACTCGGCGTGGGCCGCCTTCGAGGCCGGCCAGGGCGACATCGGGCGCATCCCCCCGGCCCGCTACGGGGACACCCGGGCCCGCTACCCCGGGCGCACGGCCGAGCAGCCGATCAACGTCGTCTACTTCTATACCTTCAACTCCGCCGACCCCGTCGTGGGCGGGCCCCAGAACGTCAAGCTCCGCCAGGCCATCTCGATGGCCATCGACAAGCAGAAGATCGTCGACGACCTGTACAGCGGCGCCCGCCAGGTGGCCACCGGTCTGACCATGCCGGGCATCCCCGGCTTCCGGGCCGGGCTGTCGCAGTACTCGGGCGGCGACCTCGCCCGCGCCCGGCAGCTCTTGGCGGACTGGGAGTCAGAGACGGGCCGGACGGCCGCCGGCCTCCCCCCCCTCAAGCTCAACTTTGGGTCGGGCTCGGGCCACGACCTGATCGCCACGATCATCCAGAGCAACCTGCGGGACATCGGGGTCCGCAGCGAGCTCGACCCCCGCGACCCCAGGAGCTACTTCTCCGAGATGCGCCAGGGCCAGGGCCAACTTCTGCGGGCGGGGTGGGGGGCCGACTACAACGTCTACGACAACCAGCTCTTCCCCCTGTTCCACAGCTCCCAGGCGGGGCCCGGCGGCAGCAACTTCGCCCAGTACCGCAGCACCCGGTTCGACGACCTTGTGGCCCAGGCCCGGCGGACGACGGACGAGGGCCGCCGTGTGGCCCTCTACCACGAAGCCGAGTCCGTGCTCCTGAACGAGGACACGATCGTGATCCCCCTCAACTGGTACTCGGGGACCATCGCCTGGAGCGACCGCCTCGAAGGCGTGGTGCAGAGCGCGCTGGGCTTCGTGGCCTACGACGAGATGTGGTTCAGCCGCTGA
- the secG gene encoding preprotein translocase subunit SecG, with amino-acid sequence MLTPLIVVIHVLVSLGLILLVLLHSGRGGGLSDMFGGGMGAAAGSTVVERNLDRITVANLVIFAFTTVVLALRLQ; translated from the coding sequence ATGCTGACGCCACTCATCGTGGTCATCCACGTGCTCGTGTCGCTCGGCCTGATCCTGCTCGTCCTGCTCCACAGCGGGCGGGGGGGCGGGCTGTCCGACATGTTCGGCGGGGGCATGGGAGCGGCCGCCGGGTCGACGGTCGTCGAGCGCAACCTCGACCGCATCACCGTCGCCAACCTGGTGATCTTCGCCTTCACCACCGTGGTCCTGGCCCTGCGCCTCCAGTAG
- the tpiA gene encoding triose-phosphate isomerase translates to MKVRKPLISGNWKMNYNHLDALQVVQKLSHWLTKDDYEAVDVSVHPPFTALRTVQTTLEADRVPIALGAQNCYWEEKGAFTGEISPAMLAKLNVSYVIVGHSERRELLHETDEDVRRKLEAVYEHGMTPIVCVGETLDERESGQTEAKVTGQVKAAVTGLAAERVETLVIAYEPIWAIGTGRTATPDDAQATIGLIRATVRGLHGDGPADAVRIQYGGSVKSSNIAEIMDAPDIDGALVGGASLDPEEFARIVQYRFPG, encoded by the coding sequence CTGAAAGTGCGCAAGCCACTCATCAGCGGCAACTGGAAGATGAACTACAACCACCTGGACGCCCTCCAGGTGGTGCAGAAGCTCTCCCACTGGCTGACCAAGGACGACTACGAGGCGGTCGACGTGTCCGTGCACCCGCCGTTCACGGCCCTGCGGACCGTCCAGACGACCCTCGAGGCCGACCGCGTCCCCATCGCCTTGGGCGCCCAGAACTGCTACTGGGAGGAGAAAGGGGCCTTCACCGGGGAGATCAGCCCGGCCATGCTGGCCAAGCTCAACGTGTCCTACGTCATCGTGGGCCACTCCGAGCGCCGGGAGTTGCTGCACGAGACCGACGAGGACGTCCGCCGCAAGCTGGAGGCCGTCTACGAGCACGGCATGACACCGATCGTGTGCGTGGGCGAGACCCTCGACGAGCGGGAGTCGGGCCAGACCGAGGCCAAGGTGACGGGCCAGGTGAAGGCGGCCGTGACCGGCCTGGCGGCCGAGCGGGTGGAAACGCTGGTGATCGCCTACGAGCCCATCTGGGCCATCGGCACAGGGCGAACGGCTACGCCCGACGACGCCCAGGCCACCATCGGGCTGATCCGGGCGACCGTGCGGGGGCTGCACGGGGACGGTCCGGCCGACGCCGTTCGCATCCAGTACGGCGGGTCGGTGAAGTCGTCCAACATCGCCGAGATCATGGACGCCCCCGACATCGACGGCGCTCTGGTCGGAGGGGCCAGCCTCGATCCCGAGGAGTTCGCCCGCATCGTGCAGTACCGGTTCCCGGGCTGA
- a CDS encoding phosphoglycerate kinase: MRVPQLEDLPDPSGQRVLLRVDFNVPITDGKIDDDLRIRAALPTIEWLVGRGAKVDACSHLGRPKGTPDERYSMAPVRERLAELAPEVNLLENLRFDPGEESNDPEFVARLVEGHDLYVNDAFGASHRSHASVVGPPQTLPSAAGRLLAREVEVLGGLLGAPARPFVAILGGAKVSDKLGVINALLDKVDTLVIGGGMAFTFLAAQGHEIGASLLQADQVDACRQLLASGRRILIPSDVVALGPDGEVETVGTDMPAGWKGLDIGPETAAAFCAEISAAGTVLWNGPMGVFEDPRFAAGTRALAEAVADAPGFTVVGGGDSAAAMAKFGLDAKVDHVSTGGGASLELIEKGDLPGLAALRRSFEPPGGGD; the protein is encoded by the coding sequence GTGAGGGTCCCCCAGCTCGAAGACCTGCCCGACCCCTCGGGCCAGCGGGTCCTGCTACGGGTCGACTTCAACGTCCCAATCACCGACGGGAAGATCGACGACGACCTGCGCATCCGCGCCGCCCTGCCGACGATCGAATGGCTCGTCGGCCGGGGGGCGAAGGTGGACGCCTGCAGCCACCTGGGCCGCCCCAAGGGCACCCCTGACGAGCGCTACTCGATGGCCCCGGTGCGAGAACGGCTGGCCGAGCTGGCGCCCGAGGTCAACCTGCTGGAGAACCTGCGCTTCGACCCGGGCGAGGAAAGCAACGACCCCGAGTTCGTGGCCCGGCTGGTCGAGGGCCACGACCTCTACGTCAACGACGCCTTCGGGGCGTCGCACCGCTCGCACGCCTCGGTCGTGGGCCCGCCCCAGACCCTGCCCAGCGCCGCCGGCCGCCTCCTGGCCCGGGAGGTCGAGGTGCTCGGGGGCCTGCTGGGGGCGCCGGCCCGGCCGTTCGTGGCCATCTTGGGCGGGGCCAAGGTGAGCGACAAGCTGGGTGTCATCAACGCCCTGCTCGACAAGGTCGACACGCTGGTCATCGGCGGGGGTATGGCCTTCACGTTCCTGGCCGCCCAGGGCCACGAGATCGGGGCCTCGCTCCTGCAGGCCGACCAGGTCGACGCCTGCCGCCAGCTACTGGCCTCGGGCCGGCGGATCCTGATCCCCTCCGACGTGGTCGCCCTGGGCCCCGACGGCGAGGTCGAGACGGTCGGCACCGACATGCCGGCCGGGTGGAAGGGCCTCGACATCGGCCCCGAGACGGCGGCCGCCTTCTGCGCGGAGATCTCGGCGGCCGGGACGGTCCTGTGGAACGGCCCCATGGGCGTCTTCGAGGACCCCCGGTTCGCGGCCGGGACCCGCGCCCTGGCCGAGGCCGTGGCCGACGCCCCCGGCTTCACGGTCGTGGGTGGGGGCGACAGCGCAGCCGCCATGGCCAAGTTCGGCCTCGACGCCAAGGTCGACCACGTTTCCACCGGCGGCGGGGCGTCGCTGGAGCTGATCGAAAAGGGTGACCTGCCCGGCCTGGCCGCCCTCCGCCGAAGCTTCGAGCCGCCGGGCGGGGGGGACTGA
- the gap gene encoding type I glyceraldehyde-3-phosphate dehydrogenase, producing the protein MAVRVGINGFGRIGRNFFRAVRKRGADVDIVAVNDLTSPATLAHLLKYDSVMGRLDGNVTVTDDGIQVDDDSFKVTAERDPKALPWGELGVDVVIESTGFFTDRDKAAAHLDAGAPRVIISAPANGADATFVVGVNDDTFDPSQHAIVSNASCTTNCFVPMVKVLDEAFGVQKGLMTTVHAMTNDQNLLDLQHKDLRRGRSAAINIVPSSTGAARATGLVLASMKGRLDGSALRVPVPDGSITDFTAVLDREVTVEEVNEAFRKAASEGRLKGILEYATDPIVSTDIVGSPASCVFDSELTMTMGNLVKICGWYDNEWGYSNRLVDLVLIVGGANQK; encoded by the coding sequence ATGGCTGTGCGTGTTGGTATCAACGGCTTCGGGCGGATCGGGCGCAACTTCTTCCGGGCCGTGCGCAAGCGCGGGGCAGATGTGGACATCGTGGCGGTCAACGACCTCACCTCCCCGGCCACGCTCGCTCACCTCCTGAAGTACGACTCGGTCATGGGTCGTCTCGACGGGAACGTGACCGTCACCGACGACGGGATCCAGGTCGACGACGACTCGTTCAAGGTCACGGCCGAGCGCGACCCCAAGGCCCTGCCGTGGGGCGAGCTCGGGGTCGATGTGGTCATCGAGTCGACAGGCTTCTTCACCGATCGCGACAAGGCGGCCGCCCACCTCGACGCCGGCGCTCCCCGGGTCATCATCTCCGCGCCGGCCAACGGGGCCGACGCCACCTTCGTGGTGGGCGTGAACGACGACACGTTCGACCCGAGCCAGCACGCCATCGTCTCCAACGCATCGTGCACCACCAACTGCTTCGTGCCCATGGTCAAGGTCCTCGACGAGGCGTTCGGCGTGCAGAAGGGCCTCATGACGACGGTTCACGCCATGACCAACGACCAGAACCTGCTCGACCTCCAGCACAAGGACCTGCGCCGGGGCCGGTCGGCGGCCATCAACATCGTCCCTTCGTCCACCGGTGCGGCCCGGGCCACGGGCCTCGTCCTGGCGTCGATGAAGGGACGCCTCGACGGGAGCGCCCTGCGGGTACCCGTGCCCGACGGCTCCATCACCGACTTCACCGCCGTCCTCGACCGGGAGGTCACCGTCGAGGAGGTCAACGAGGCCTTCCGCAAGGCGGCGTCCGAGGGTCGGCTCAAGGGCATCCTCGAGTACGCCACCGACCCCATCGTCTCCACCGACATCGTGGGCTCGCCGGCCTCGTGCGTGTTCGACTCCGAGCTGACCATGACCATGGGCAACCTCGTGAAGATCTGCGGCTGGTACGACAACGAGTGGGGCTACAGCAACCGGCTCGTAGACCTGGTGCTCATCGTCGGCGGCGCCAACCAGAAGTGA
- the yvcK gene encoding uridine diphosphate-N-acetylglucosamine-binding protein YvcK codes for MAGAGPRVVALGGGHGLAATLAAARRYAGDLAAIVSVADDGGSSGRLRQAFGIPAPGDLRRCLVALADPSSPWATAFEHRFDGGGLEGHAFGNLVIAGLAQATGDFELALLEAGKALGAAGRVIPATREPVTLKGEVRAVDGNGGRSVEGQVALQEAGRIAALSLVPSDPEPPRAALDALAAADQVVIGPGSLFTSVLAVVAVPAIRRALAATPGYKVYVCNLRPQLPETAGYDVAAHVDALAAHGLEVDVVLCHRGALPKGATAVPCVEMDVANDEGTAHDPVRLAGALSDLVG; via the coding sequence GTGGCAGGAGCAGGGCCCAGGGTCGTGGCGCTGGGGGGCGGGCACGGTCTGGCCGCCACCCTGGCGGCGGCGCGGCGCTACGCCGGCGACTTGGCGGCCATCGTGTCGGTGGCCGACGACGGCGGGTCGAGCGGGCGCCTTCGCCAGGCCTTCGGGATCCCCGCCCCCGGCGACCTGCGCCGCTGCCTGGTGGCCCTGGCTGACCCCTCGTCGCCGTGGGCGACCGCTTTCGAGCACCGCTTCGACGGCGGGGGCCTGGAAGGGCACGCCTTCGGCAACCTGGTAATCGCCGGCCTGGCCCAGGCCACCGGCGACTTCGAGCTCGCCCTCCTCGAGGCCGGCAAGGCCCTGGGGGCGGCGGGGCGGGTGATCCCCGCCACCCGGGAGCCGGTCACCCTCAAGGGCGAGGTACGGGCGGTCGACGGCAACGGGGGCCGGTCGGTCGAGGGCCAGGTCGCCCTCCAGGAGGCAGGGCGCATCGCCGCCCTGTCCCTGGTGCCCAGTGACCCCGAGCCTCCCCGGGCCGCCCTCGACGCCCTGGCCGCCGCCGACCAGGTCGTCATCGGTCCGGGCTCGTTGTTCACCAGCGTGCTCGCGGTTGTCGCTGTCCCTGCCATCCGCCGCGCCCTGGCGGCCACGCCCGGCTACAAGGTCTACGTCTGCAACCTACGCCCGCAGTTGCCCGAGACGGCGGGCTACGACGTGGCTGCCCACGTCGACGCCTTGGCCGCCCACGGGCTCGAAGTCGACGTCGTCCTGTGCCATCGCGGGGCTCTACCGAAGGGGGCCACCGCCGTCCCGTGCGTCGAAATGGACGTCGCCAACGACGAGGGAACGGCCCATGACCCGGTCCGGCTGGCGGGGGCCCTCTCCGATCTGGTCGGATAG
- the rapZ gene encoding RNase adapter RapZ, protein MSEFLIITGLSGAGRSQAADTFEDLGWFVIDNLPPALIGKVAELVESPGSTTERVALVVGTGQYLDELSPALDQLRRSARELQVLFLDASDEALVRRYENTRRRHPFGDSERLLEGIQRERAALEGVKSEADVVIDTTELNVHQLRDRVLELFARDGPTGMRTSVISFGYKHGLPLDVDLVFDCRFLPNPHWVDDLRPHTGLHPAVRSYVLDQSDTKEFLAHLDELLELLLPAYVREGKAYLSIAVGCTGGNHRSVVIAEELGHILARHGYPPTVSHRDIDTREPGR, encoded by the coding sequence GTGAGCGAGTTCCTGATCATCACCGGGCTGTCGGGCGCCGGCCGGTCCCAGGCGGCCGACACGTTCGAAGACCTCGGGTGGTTCGTCATCGACAACCTCCCCCCCGCCCTCATCGGCAAGGTGGCCGAGCTGGTCGAGTCACCCGGGTCGACCACCGAGCGGGTGGCCCTGGTCGTGGGCACCGGGCAGTACCTCGACGAGCTGAGCCCGGCCCTCGACCAGCTCCGGCGCTCGGCCCGCGAGCTGCAGGTGCTGTTCCTCGACGCCTCCGACGAAGCCCTGGTACGCCGCTACGAGAACACTCGCCGCCGCCACCCCTTCGGCGACAGTGAGCGCCTCCTCGAGGGCATCCAGAGGGAGCGGGCCGCGCTGGAGGGCGTGAAGTCGGAGGCCGACGTGGTCATCGACACGACCGAGCTCAACGTCCACCAGCTCCGTGACCGGGTTCTCGAGCTGTTCGCCCGCGACGGGCCCACGGGTATGCGCACGAGCGTCATCTCCTTCGGCTACAAGCATGGGCTGCCCCTCGACGTCGACCTGGTGTTCGACTGCCGGTTCCTGCCCAACCCCCACTGGGTCGACGACCTGCGCCCCCACACGGGGCTCCACCCGGCCGTGCGCAGCTACGTGCTCGACCAGTCCGATACCAAGGAGTTCCTGGCCCACCTCGACGAGCTCTTGGAGCTGCTCCTCCCGGCCTACGTGCGCGAAGGAAAGGCCTACCTGTCGATCGCCGTGGGGTGCACCGGGGGCAACCACCGCTCGGTCGTCATCGCCGAGGAGCTGGGCCACATCCTGGCCCGCCACGGCTACCCGCCCACGGTCTCCCACCGCGACATCGACACCCGCGAACCCGGGCGCTGA
- a CDS encoding class I SAM-dependent methyltransferase, which translates to MADADPWESNARWWQDGFTEGADAEYAEQILPMAAEHLAGAVSVLDVGTGEGQVARLACGPGVGSRRVVGVDPTWAQLTVARERGGGPSFGRAQAASLPFATGSFDAVVACLVFEHIDDVDGALAEVGRVLRAGGRFLFFLNHPLLQTPGSGWIDDHILDEQYWRIGPYLLEDKTLEEVEKDVFIPFVHRPLSRYVNAMAGAGLYLRRMDEPAPPPGFLARATEYREAATVPRLLFLLAEKAPPHR; encoded by the coding sequence ATGGCTGACGCCGACCCCTGGGAGTCCAACGCCCGGTGGTGGCAGGACGGCTTCACCGAAGGAGCCGACGCCGAGTACGCCGAGCAGATCCTGCCCATGGCCGCCGAGCACCTGGCGGGGGCCGTCAGCGTGCTCGACGTGGGCACGGGGGAGGGACAGGTAGCCCGCCTGGCGTGCGGCCCGGGCGTCGGTTCCCGCCGAGTGGTCGGCGTGGACCCGACGTGGGCCCAGCTCACCGTCGCCCGGGAGCGGGGCGGGGGGCCGTCCTTCGGGCGGGCGCAAGCCGCTTCCCTGCCGTTCGCGACGGGTTCGTTCGACGCCGTGGTGGCCTGCCTGGTGTTCGAGCACATCGACGACGTGGACGGGGCCCTGGCCGAGGTCGGGCGGGTCTTGAGGGCCGGGGGCCGCTTCCTGTTCTTCCTCAACCACCCGCTGCTGCAGACCCCGGGCTCGGGTTGGATCGACGACCACATCCTCGACGAGCAGTACTGGCGGATCGGGCCCTACCTCCTCGAGGACAAGACGCTGGAGGAGGTCGAGAAGGACGTGTTCATCCCCTTCGTCCACCGGCCCCTGTCCCGCTACGTGAACGCCATGGCGGGCGCAGGTCTCTACCTGAGGCGCATGGACGAACCGGCCCCGCCCCCCGGCTTCCTGGCCCGGGCCACCGAGTACCGAGAGGCCGCGACCGTCCCGCGCCTGCTCTTCCTCCTGGCCGAGAAGGCGCCACCCCACCGCTGA